In Leifsonia sp. AK011, the genomic stretch ATAACCTCCGGCGACGAGAAGCCACGGACGCGGTGGATCAGCACGTCCTCGTAGTGGGAACGGTCGAAGACGCCGATCGACCCGTGACCCGGCAGCTGCTTGCGGATGCGCCAGAGGAAGTCGTGCTCCTTCTCCTCGTCGGTCGGGGCCTTGAAGGCGTGGATGTGCACGCCCTGGGGGTCGATCCCTCCCACGACGTGACGCACGATGCCGCCCTTGCCCGCGGTATCCATGGCCTGGAGTACGAGCAGCACGCTGCGCTCCCCGCCGAAACGGCTCTCGGCGAACAGCCGCTCCTGCAAGCTGTCGAGGCTCTCGCGCCCCGCCGCGAGTTCCTTCTCGGCGGCCTTCTTGCTCTCCATGCCCGGCGTACTGTCGGGATCGAGATCGGCGAGAACGAAGTCCGCGTCCACGGGACTAAGGGGCAGGACGACATCGTGTGCGCTCATGGCGCCACGTTACGCCTACCGCGGCAGCGGCACCTCGACGATGGTGGGACCGGCCGAGGCGGTGAGTGCCTGGTCGAGCGCGCCACGGTTCTCCGCCCGGCGGTACTCCCAGCCGTAGGCTGCGGCCAGCGCCTCGATCGGCGCGTGCTGGGGCGTGTAGAGCACACGATCGAAGGCCGCGCCCGCGGACTCCGCGACCTCCAGGCCGTCGAAGATGGTGCCTCCACCGTCGTTGCCGACGATCACCTGGATGCGCGGCCGCTCCTCGCCCTCGCCGAAGAGGAGCGCACCAACGTCGTGGAGGAAGGTGAGGTCGCCCACGAGCACGCGTGTCGTGCCCTTGTCGCCGCTCGAGAGGGCGATGCCGAGGCCTGTGGAGATCGTGCCGTCGATCCCCGCGAGACCGCGGTTCGCGTGCACCGTGATGCGTTTGCCCGGCGCCACGCGGTCCACCTCGCGGATGAGTCGGGATGCTCCGAGCACGAGCCTGTCGTGCGGCCACGTCGCGCGCCACACCGCCTCCGCGAGCGTGCGGCGGGTGACGCGAGCGCGCACGGCCGCGAGCTCTGAGCGGGCGTGGGTGCCGGCATCCGCGTCGATGTCGGGCGCGGTGTCGACGGGCGTGATGAGTTCGCGGGATGCCACGACCCAACGCCCCGCCCACTCGCGCGGCGCGGGCTCCCCCTGCACGACCACCGCGTCGGCGTAGGTGCGCACCCGGCGGCCGGGGTTGTAGTCCTCGGCCGAGGCGTGTCGCACGACGACGGTCTCGACACCGTCACGCTGGATGAGGGCGGGAACCTCGCGGCTGAGCGTGGGATGCCCGAAGACGATGACCCGGTCGATGCGCTGCGCCAGCTCCGACCCGAGAAGTTCGCGGTAGGCGACCACCAGGTTCGGACCGAAGTGCGATCCGCTCGCCACCTCGGCCAGCAGGGGCGCGCCGAGTTCGCGGGCTACCTCCTCGGCGCGTGGCCCCGCGCCCGTGCCCGCGACGACGACGGTGCCGGCGGCGGGGATCAGCAGGAGCGGTTCAGGAGCGGCCTTCGGCTCGATCT encodes the following:
- a CDS encoding polyphosphate kinase 2 family protein, which gives rise to MSAHDVVLPLSPVDADFVLADLDPDSTPGMESKKAAEKELAAGRESLDSLQERLFAESRFGGERSVLLVLQAMDTAGKGGIVRHVVGGIDPQGVHIHAFKAPTDEEKEHDFLWRIRKQLPGHGSIGVFDRSHYEDVLIHRVRGFSSPEVIEERYGIINEFEAEVVASGTTIVKVMLHISKEEQKARLEERLDRPDKNWKYNPGDVDERLLWNDYQEAYQIALTRTSTPDAPWFAVPANHKWYARWAVQGLLLDAMTRLDPQWPAADYNVEAEKARLAAS
- the menD gene encoding 2-succinyl-5-enolpyruvyl-6-hydroxy-3-cyclohexene-1-carboxylic-acid synthase; translated protein: MTQTPRSESPATTFSVALLREFVRLGVRDVVLGPGSRSQALALAAAELERIGELRLRVRIDERVGGFLALGIAVETGSPVILVTTSGTAVANLHPAVLEAHHSGVPLIVITADRPDSLRGIGSNQTTEQPGIFGAAVRRTWDVAAPTGEPGEADAAAALAREALARASGPVHLNLAFAEPLSSPVTLEPSDAPPVEIEPKAAPEPLLLIPAAGTVVVAGTGAGPRAEEVARELGAPLLAEVASGSHFGPNLVVAYRELLGSELAQRIDRVIVFGHPTLSREVPALIQRDGVETVVVRHASAEDYNPGRRVRTYADAVVVQGEPAPREWAGRWVVASRELITPVDTAPDIDADAGTHARSELAAVRARVTRRTLAEAVWRATWPHDRLVLGASRLIREVDRVAPGKRITVHANRGLAGIDGTISTGLGIALSSGDKGTTRVLVGDLTFLHDVGALLFGEGEERPRIQVIVGNDGGGTIFDGLEVAESAGAAFDRVLYTPQHAPIEALAAAYGWEYRRAENRGALDQALTASAGPTIVEVPLPR